A single window of Flavobacteriales bacterium DNA harbors:
- a CDS encoding sulfite exporter TauE/SafE family protein, with translation MIWWSAILMGLVGGLHCVGMCGPIALALPVHHRPWSGRILGAIIYNGGRAVTYAILGAVFGAIGMTFAWAGLQQALSITLGVLLLLTALGIQLSSAQNKLSSGIGRVITPLKTALARRISLKSFPALWITGMLNGLLPCGLVYMAIAGAVATSGITSGALFMMLFGLGTLPAMLGMMLAGSLAGSRMRMHFRKLVPVVIGVMAILLIMRGLNLGIPYISPELTGTTHHHCH, from the coding sequence ATGATCTGGTGGAGCGCCATATTGATGGGACTGGTAGGCGGCCTGCACTGCGTGGGCATGTGCGGACCGATCGCGCTGGCCCTGCCGGTGCATCATCGCCCCTGGAGCGGACGCATCCTGGGAGCGATTATCTACAATGGAGGTCGTGCCGTTACATATGCTATCCTTGGGGCAGTCTTCGGGGCCATCGGAATGACATTTGCCTGGGCAGGACTGCAACAGGCCTTGTCCATCACCCTCGGTGTACTGTTACTACTCACCGCACTCGGCATTCAACTTTCATCGGCACAAAACAAACTATCATCAGGGATCGGCAGGGTGATCACTCCCCTGAAAACAGCATTGGCGAGGCGCATCTCGCTGAAATCATTTCCAGCCTTGTGGATTACCGGAATGCTGAACGGTTTGCTTCCATGCGGCCTGGTGTACATGGCCATTGCCGGAGCCGTAGCCACATCCGGTATCACCTCAGGTGCCTTGTTCATGATGTTGTTCGGTTTGGGTACCCTGCCGGCCATGCTGGGCATGATGCTGGCAGGCAGTCTGGCAGGCAGTCGCATGCGCATGCACTTCCGGAAACTTGTTCCGGTTGTGATCGGTGTGATGGCCATCCTGCTGATCATGCGCGGACTCAACCTGGGCATTCCGTATATCAGTCCGGAACTTACCGGTACCACTCATCACCATTGCCATTGA
- a CDS encoding FixH family protein, whose protein sequence is MNWGYKIAIAYTAFVVGILYMVYRTSIEKVDLMDDNYYAKELAFQEQINKMHNVKALGDDIVLSRNNEGVDVKFPEEIQPNMPSGKLVFKCMADQQKDFEVEISPDANGIQRIPMEKFTGKYYMVQGDWMAAGVSYYSEKELFLR, encoded by the coding sequence ATGAACTGGGGATACAAAATAGCCATTGCCTATACCGCCTTCGTGGTGGGTATATTATATATGGTATACCGCACATCCATCGAAAAGGTAGACCTGATGGACGACAACTACTACGCCAAGGAACTTGCCTTTCAGGAGCAGATCAACAAAATGCACAATGTAAAGGCGCTGGGTGATGACATCGTCCTTTCCCGGAATAATGAAGGAGTGGACGTGAAATTTCCGGAAGAGATTCAGCCCAACATGCCTTCAGGCAAGCTGGTCTTCAAATGCATGGCGGATCAACAGAAGGATTTCGAAGTGGAGATAAGTCCGGACGCAAACGGTATTCAACGCATTCCCATGGAAAAGTTCACCGGGAAATATTACATGGTGCAGGGCGACTGGATGGCGGCAGGCGTGTCCTATTATTCAGAAAAAGAACTGTTCTTAAGATGA
- the ccoG gene encoding cytochrome c oxidase accessory protein CcoG translates to MSTSHTSESTSYRDKLSTVDEKGRRIWIYPKKVTGKFYNLRTYVSWFLLAFLFAGPFLKIKGEPFLMFNVLERKFVLFGQVFWPQDFHLFVLAFIILIVFVVLFTVAFGRLFCGWVCPQTLFMEMVFRKIEYWIDGDWKQQKELDNAPWTAAKIRKRILKHSVFFLIAFIISNTFLAYIIGIGQLEKIITDPPSEHVGGLTSMMVFSGAFYFVFAFFREQVCTNVCPYGRFQGVMLDRNSIVVTYDYHRGEPRGMIRKKEDQREKGDCVDCHECVRVCPTGIDIRNGTQLECVNCTACIDACNHVMEKIKKPKGLIRYASESEIADRVKFTFTNRLKGYTAVLSLLIVAMVALLVTRSDVETTLLRIPGLTFQKMDDGRISNMYNFKVLNKTGQDLPLAFRITSGPGEIKIIGNPVEVEPHGMKEGELLIMLDKEELHDFNVKVTVGVYHNEELIETIKTSFLGPIKTY, encoded by the coding sequence ATGAGTACATCACATACATCGGAAAGTACATCCTACCGCGACAAGCTGTCGACGGTGGATGAGAAGGGACGGCGGATCTGGATCTACCCGAAGAAAGTAACAGGAAAGTTTTACAACCTGCGCACCTATGTGAGCTGGTTCCTGCTGGCCTTCCTGTTCGCAGGTCCGTTCCTGAAGATCAAAGGCGAACCTTTCCTGATGTTCAATGTACTGGAGCGGAAATTCGTATTGTTCGGGCAGGTATTCTGGCCACAGGACTTCCACCTGTTCGTGCTGGCCTTCATCATCCTGATCGTGTTCGTGGTGTTGTTCACCGTGGCCTTCGGAAGGCTTTTCTGCGGATGGGTGTGTCCTCAAACCCTGTTCATGGAAATGGTCTTTCGCAAGATCGAATACTGGATCGATGGCGACTGGAAGCAACAGAAGGAACTCGACAACGCGCCGTGGACAGCGGCCAAGATCCGGAAAAGAATCTTGAAACATTCTGTCTTTTTCCTGATCGCATTCATCATCTCCAACACATTCCTCGCCTACATCATCGGGATCGGTCAACTGGAAAAGATCATCACCGACCCACCGTCGGAGCACGTGGGAGGGCTTACCTCCATGATGGTTTTTTCGGGGGCATTTTATTTCGTGTTCGCCTTCTTCCGCGAACAGGTATGTACGAATGTTTGTCCGTACGGCCGTTTCCAGGGCGTGATGCTGGACCGCAACTCCATCGTGGTGACCTATGATTATCACCGGGGCGAACCCAGGGGCATGATCCGCAAAAAGGAAGACCAAAGAGAAAAAGGTGATTGCGTGGATTGCCATGAATGCGTACGGGTGTGCCCCACCGGAATCGACATCCGCAACGGCACACAGCTCGAATGCGTGAACTGCACCGCCTGCATTGATGCCTGCAACCACGTGATGGAAAAGATCAAAAAGCCGAAGGGACTGATCCGTTATGCCAGCGAAAGCGAAATCGCCGACCGGGTGAAATTCACCTTCACCAACCGGCTCAAAGGTTATACGGCCGTATTGAGCCTGCTGATCGTGGCCATGGTGGCGCTGCTGGTCACCCGCTCGGATGTGGAAACCACGCTGTTGCGCATTCCCGGCCTCACCTTTCAGAAGATGGATGACGGACGTATTTCCAACATGTACAACTTCAAGGTACTCAACAAAACCGGCCAAGATCTTCCGTTGGCATTCCGCATCACATCAGGTCCCGGAGAGATCAAGATCATCGGGAACCCGGTAGAAGTGGAACCGCATGGCATGAAGGAAGGTGAACTACTTATCATGTTAGACAAAGAAGAATTGCATGATTTCAATGTGAAGGTAACCGTGGGTGTTTACCACAACGAAGAGCTTATTGAAACCATCAAAACATCGTTTTTAGGTCCAATCAAAACTTATTGA
- a CDS encoding c-type cytochrome encodes MLRTLQKLIAVVQGKTEEEETDFITQISESLTRAIPIEREEEVMMDHSYDGIRELDNVLPPWWVYMFYGTIIWGAVYIFYYHISGEGDLSAVEYEKEIAAAQIEVDAYKSKMANLVDETNVEALTDAASLERGKTIFQTNCITCHGSVGQGTGMAPNLTDTYWKHGGGIKNVFKTIRHGVPEKGMISWESQLSAANIHEVASYVWSLQGSNPPDAKAPEGDPWSEQDVVQDAPADTTAVPSDTTNTAQVQTETPQTNTP; translated from the coding sequence ATGCTGCGAACCCTTCAAAAACTTATCGCTGTGGTTCAAGGCAAAACCGAAGAGGAAGAAACCGATTTCATCACCCAGATTTCCGAAAGCCTGACACGCGCCATCCCCATAGAACGCGAAGAAGAGGTGATGATGGACCACAGCTATGACGGCATCCGCGAACTCGACAACGTACTTCCGCCGTGGTGGGTGTACATGTTCTATGGCACCATCATCTGGGGAGCAGTGTACATTTTCTATTACCACATCTCAGGTGAAGGTGACCTGTCTGCAGTGGAGTACGAAAAGGAAATTGCAGCCGCACAAATAGAAGTAGATGCTTACAAATCCAAAATGGCCAACCTGGTGGATGAAACCAACGTGGAAGCATTAACGGATGCTGCTTCGCTTGAGCGCGGAAAAACGATCTTTCAGACCAACTGCATTACCTGCCACGGCAGCGTAGGACAAGGAACCGGCATGGCGCCGAACCTGACCGACACCTATTGGAAACATGGCGGCGGCATCAAAAATGTATTCAAAACCATCCGTCACGGCGTACCGGAAAAAGGCATGATCTCATGGGAATCCCAGTTATCAGCCGCCAACATTCACGAGGTGGCCAGCTATGTCTGGAGCCTACAGGGCAGCAACCCTCCGGATGCCAAAGCACCTGAAGGAGATCCCTGGTCAGAACAAGACGTTGTTCAGGATGCACCGGCAGACACCACTGCCGTACCATCGGACACCACAAATACAGCGCAGGTTCAGACTGAAACGCCCCAAACCAACACGCCCTGA
- a CDS encoding CcoQ/FixQ family Cbb3-type cytochrome c oxidase assembly chaperone → MLKFIQHHMDTITNIEMYPVISFCLFFGVFVVASYLAITSSRAHIDEMKNMPLGNDKHES, encoded by the coding sequence ATGCTGAAGTTCATCCAACACCACATGGACACGATCACGAATATTGAAATGTATCCGGTGATCTCCTTCTGCCTGTTCTTCGGCGTGTTCGTGGTGGCCAGCTACCTGGCCATCACCAGTAGCCGTGCACACATTGACGAAATGAAAAACATGCCCCTGGGCAACGACAAGCATGAATCATAA
- the ccoN gene encoding cytochrome-c oxidase, cbb3-type subunit I gives MELERFSYDNKIVRNFAVATLVWGIVGMLVGLVVALQLVWPDANAGEMLTFGRTRPVHTNAIIFAFVGNGIFAGVYYSLQRLLKARMFSDFLSKVNFWGWQSIIVLAAVSLLLGKTTGKEYAELEWPIDILIALVWVSFGINMLGTILKRRERHLYVAIWFYIATFVTVAMLHIVNSIEIPVSLFKSYSWYAGVQDALVQWWYGHNAVAFFLTTPYLGLMYYFIPKAANRPVYSYKLSIIHFWALIFLYIWAGPHHLLYSALPDWAQSLGTVFSIMLIAPSWGGMLNGLLTLRGAWDTVRENPVLKFMVVAVTCYGMATFEGPMMSLKSVNAISHFTDWTIGHTHVGGLGWNGFLTFGMMYWLIPKLYNTKLHSVRMANIHFWLGTLGIVFYVVPMYFAGITQSLMWKEFNPDGTLAYPNFLETVLQIKYAYAMRAFGGSLYLAGAVVMVLNLIKTAAAGSLVANEDAEAPALAKVYQAKAGSHWHRVIERRPVQMLVFSLVLVAVGGLVELVPTFLIKSNIPTISSVKPYTPLELQGRDIYIREGCYTCHSQMIRPFRSETARYGEYSKAGEFVYDHPFQWGSKRNGPDLQREGGKRNNAWHFLHLMNPRQTSTGSTMPTYEWLIKHELDTASTAAKINAMITLGVPYPEGYASQANNDLMKQAEEISADLAKADIEVPSTREIVAVIAYLQRLGTDIKVKDEVVKTAEPVQPETTPTASTDTTATVAQTGE, from the coding sequence ATGGAATTGGAAAGATTTTCCTACGACAACAAGATTGTCAGAAACTTTGCCGTCGCCACATTGGTGTGGGGCATAGTGGGTATGTTGGTGGGGCTGGTTGTGGCCCTTCAACTGGTTTGGCCGGATGCCAATGCGGGTGAAATGCTCACCTTCGGACGCACCCGGCCGGTTCACACGAACGCGATCATTTTCGCTTTCGTGGGCAACGGCATTTTCGCCGGGGTGTATTACTCCCTGCAACGCCTGCTCAAGGCCAGGATGTTTTCCGACTTCCTAAGCAAGGTGAATTTCTGGGGATGGCAATCCATCATCGTGCTTGCCGCCGTTAGCCTGCTGTTGGGAAAAACCACCGGTAAGGAATACGCCGAACTGGAATGGCCGATTGACATCCTGATCGCCCTCGTATGGGTTTCTTTCGGGATCAACATGCTTGGCACCATTCTGAAACGGCGGGAGCGACACCTGTACGTGGCCATCTGGTTTTACATCGCCACGTTCGTTACGGTTGCCATGCTGCACATCGTCAACTCCATTGAGATCCCGGTAAGCCTGTTCAAAAGCTACTCGTGGTATGCAGGTGTACAGGATGCGCTGGTGCAATGGTGGTACGGCCACAACGCGGTGGCATTCTTCCTGACCACACCTTATCTCGGACTGATGTACTACTTCATTCCGAAGGCTGCCAACCGACCGGTATACTCCTACAAACTTTCCATCATCCACTTCTGGGCGCTGATCTTCCTTTACATCTGGGCCGGTCCGCACCACCTGCTGTACAGTGCCCTTCCCGACTGGGCGCAATCGCTCGGAACCGTGTTCTCAATCATGCTCATCGCACCTTCATGGGGTGGTATGCTGAACGGACTGCTCACCCTCCGCGGCGCATGGGATACGGTGCGTGAGAACCCGGTACTGAAGTTCATGGTGGTGGCTGTTACCTGTTACGGCATGGCCACCTTTGAAGGCCCGATGATGTCGCTGAAAAGCGTGAACGCCATCAGCCACTTCACCGACTGGACCATCGGTCATACGCACGTGGGAGGTCTCGGCTGGAACGGCTTCCTCACTTTCGGTATGATGTACTGGCTGATCCCGAAGCTTTACAACACCAAGCTGCATTCGGTCCGCATGGCCAACATCCACTTCTGGCTGGGTACCCTCGGCATCGTGTTCTATGTGGTACCTATGTACTTCGCGGGCATTACCCAAAGTCTGATGTGGAAAGAATTCAACCCCGACGGCACATTGGCCTACCCCAATTTCCTTGAGACGGTTCTCCAGATCAAATATGCCTACGCCATGCGCGCCTTCGGTGGCTCGCTCTACCTCGCAGGCGCGGTGGTAATGGTGTTGAACCTGATTAAAACGGCAGCAGCAGGCAGCCTGGTGGCCAACGAAGATGCGGAAGCGCCCGCCCTGGCGAAAGTTTACCAGGCCAAAGCAGGCAGTCACTGGCACCGCGTAATCGAACGCCGCCCCGTGCAGATGCTCGTGTTTTCATTGGTACTGGTGGCTGTTGGCGGATTGGTAGAACTCGTGCCAACCTTCCTCATCAAATCCAACATCCCCACCATCAGCAGCGTGAAACCCTATACGCCGCTGGAACTGCAAGGTCGAGACATCTACATTCGCGAAGGTTGCTACACCTGTCACTCGCAGATGATCCGCCCGTTCCGCTCGGAAACGGCACGCTATGGGGAATACTCCAAAGCGGGAGAGTTTGTGTATGATCACCCGTTCCAGTGGGGATCCAAACGAAACGGCCCCGATCTTCAACGAGAGGGAGGAAAGCGCAACAACGCATGGCACTTCCTCCACCTGATGAATCCCCGACAAACTTCTACGGGGTCTACAATGCCAACGTACGAATGGCTCATCAAACACGAACTTGACACGGCATCCACGGCCGCCAAGATCAATGCGATGATCACCCTGGGTGTTCCTTACCCTGAAGGATATGCCTCACAAGCCAACAATGACCTGATGAAACAGGCCGAAGAAATTTCCGCCGACCTGGCCAAAGCCGACATTGAGGTGCCGAGCACCCGCGAAATTGTAGCCGTGATCGCCTACCTGCAGCGACTTGGAACTGACATCAAAGTCAAAGATGAAGTGGTGAAGACAGCCGAACCCGTGCAGCCTGAAACAACCCCCACAGCATCAACTGACACAACCGCAACTGTTGCACAAACCGGAGAGTAA
- the ccoS gene encoding cbb3-type cytochrome oxidase assembly protein CcoS, whose protein sequence is MGVIYILIGASFLVAAIFLVAFIWAIRSDQYKDDYTPSVRMLHDNPPKQKSNTTD, encoded by the coding sequence ATGGGAGTCATCTACATATTAATAGGAGCCAGTTTTCTGGTGGCAGCGATTTTTCTGGTCGCTTTCATCTGGGCCATCCGCTCAGATCAATACAAGGATGACTACACCCCTTCGGTGCGGATGCTGCACGACAATCCACCTAAGCAAAAATCAAATACTACGGACTGA
- a CDS encoding heavy metal translocating P-type ATPase metal-binding domain-containing protein: MKSLQKKTASDTLMCTHCGDPCNTSPIVDAEEHPFCCEGCKTVYEILHASGLDDYYVLEKNPGRKQSQQEHRYAYLDNREIVEKLLHFHDGHMANITLFLPQIHCSSCIWLLENLHRLNPAIYRCEVDFVKKEAFITFDESALPLRQLADLLATIGYPPRITLDQEKPEKPKQDRGLLYRIGVAAFAFGNIMLLSFPEYLHNPVEIDGHFRSAFGLISLALSLPVAFYAASGYFASALTALRSKTINIDIPIALGIAALFMRSTYEILAGTGPGYMDSLTGLVFFLLIGKWYQSYTYRALAFDRDYTSYFPIGVTLLNGSAETQVPIHQLKAGQRVRIRHQELIPADGTLVEGDGQIDYSFVTGESDPTPKHTGDPVYAGGKQTGEAITVELTKAVSQSYLTRLWNQEVFRKNKDQELSQTVQKVSYYFTIGILSIALITGITWWLLDPSKAWHAITAVLIIACPCALALTLPFTFGNALRVLGRKGLYLKNAQTIEKMAHLDAVVFDKTGTLTMGGNATLTFESDTPLDTEETSLIRSLTHHSGHPHSRIIYQSLKGNIQPVEEYTELPFKGISGAVNGMRVRLGSDVFVTHQTIPGHDQAARVYISINGNVRGYFRIARRYRDQMNETLNILSSQYDLSLLSGDDDADRQQLSACFPNKNQLLFRQSPMDKLQYVQKKQEAGHHVLMVGDGLNDAGALKQADVGLAISEDVYSFSPSCDAILEGRQLHQLPRMLQYARRCMRITYASFGLSFTYNIIGISYAATGHLTPLIAAILMPLSSVTIVAFTTAATFLLGRRIR, translated from the coding sequence ATGAAGAGCCTGCAAAAGAAGACCGCTTCTGACACATTGATGTGCACCCACTGCGGTGATCCCTGCAACACATCTCCAATCGTGGATGCGGAGGAACATCCCTTTTGTTGCGAAGGCTGTAAGACTGTTTATGAAATCCTGCATGCATCCGGACTTGACGACTACTATGTGCTGGAGAAAAACCCCGGCCGCAAACAATCCCAGCAGGAACATCGCTATGCCTACCTGGACAACCGGGAGATCGTTGAGAAGTTGCTTCACTTCCACGACGGCCACATGGCCAACATCACCTTGTTCCTTCCACAGATTCATTGCAGCTCCTGTATCTGGCTGCTGGAAAACCTCCATCGGCTGAACCCTGCCATTTACCGCTGCGAGGTCGATTTCGTGAAGAAAGAAGCATTCATCACCTTTGACGAAAGCGCACTCCCGCTGAGACAACTGGCCGACCTGCTGGCCACCATCGGCTATCCGCCCAGGATCACCCTGGACCAGGAAAAACCCGAAAAACCCAAACAGGATCGGGGTTTGCTGTATCGCATCGGCGTAGCAGCCTTTGCATTCGGCAACATCATGCTGCTGAGCTTCCCGGAATACCTGCACAACCCGGTGGAGATCGACGGACATTTCCGATCGGCGTTCGGCCTTATCAGCCTGGCCCTGAGCCTGCCCGTGGCCTTCTATGCAGCATCGGGCTATTTCGCCTCGGCACTCACCGCCCTCCGGAGCAAAACCATCAACATTGACATCCCCATTGCGCTGGGCATTGCAGCTCTGTTCATGCGAAGCACCTATGAGATCCTGGCAGGCACCGGACCGGGATACATGGATTCGCTGACCGGCCTCGTCTTCTTCCTCTTGATCGGCAAATGGTACCAGTCGTATACCTACCGCGCCCTTGCCTTTGACCGCGACTACACCTCCTACTTTCCGATCGGGGTTACTTTATTAAATGGCTCCGCGGAAACCCAGGTCCCAATCCATCAACTCAAAGCCGGGCAACGGGTGCGCATCCGCCACCAGGAACTGATCCCCGCCGACGGTACCCTGGTGGAAGGCGACGGACAAATCGACTATAGCTTTGTCACCGGCGAATCCGACCCCACCCCGAAACATACCGGCGATCCCGTGTATGCCGGAGGCAAACAAACGGGAGAAGCCATCACCGTGGAACTGACAAAGGCCGTTTCCCAAAGCTACCTTACGCGGCTATGGAACCAGGAAGTATTCCGCAAGAACAAAGACCAGGAACTCTCACAAACCGTGCAAAAGGTCAGCTATTACTTCACCATTGGTATCCTATCCATCGCACTGATCACAGGCATTACCTGGTGGTTACTGGATCCGTCAAAGGCCTGGCATGCCATTACCGCCGTGCTGATCATCGCCTGTCCGTGCGCACTGGCCCTCACCCTTCCCTTCACGTTCGGGAATGCATTGCGGGTGCTGGGCAGAAAAGGTCTCTACCTTAAAAATGCCCAGACCATTGAGAAGATGGCGCACCTGGATGCAGTGGTTTTCGACAAGACCGGCACGCTCACCATGGGCGGCAACGCCACGCTGACCTTTGAAAGCGACACACCCCTGGATACGGAAGAAACAAGCCTGATCCGCTCCCTCACCCACCACAGCGGACATCCGCACAGCCGCATCATTTATCAATCATTAAAAGGAAACATTCAACCGGTTGAAGAATACACCGAACTGCCCTTTAAAGGCATCAGCGGTGCTGTTAATGGCATGCGGGTGCGACTGGGCTCGGACGTATTCGTTACCCATCAAACCATACCCGGCCACGACCAGGCCGCAAGGGTTTACATATCGATCAACGGCAACGTCAGGGGATACTTCCGGATCGCACGCCGGTACCGGGACCAAATGAATGAAACGCTGAACATCCTTTCTTCGCAATATGACCTTTCCCTTCTTTCGGGAGACGATGATGCGGACAGACAACAGCTGTCGGCCTGCTTCCCCAACAAAAACCAGCTCCTGTTCCGTCAGAGCCCGATGGACAAACTGCAGTATGTGCAAAAAAAACAGGAAGCCGGCCATCATGTACTGATGGTGGGTGACGGCCTGAACGATGCCGGCGCACTGAAGCAGGCGGATGTAGGACTGGCGATTTCCGAAGATGTGTACAGCTTTTCGCCTTCCTGTGATGCCATCCTGGAAGGCCGGCAACTGCACCAGCTGCCACGCATGCTGCAATACGCGCGGCGGTGCATGCGCATAACATATGCCAGTTTCGGACTCTCGTTTACTTACAACATCATTGGCATTTCATACGCCGCCACCGGCCATCTGACACCCCTGATCGCAGCCATCCTGATGCCGCTCAGTTCGGTAACCATCGTGGCCTTCACCACCGCCGCCACTTTCCTGCTGGGAAGGCGCATCCGGTAA
- a CDS encoding molybdopterin molybdotransferase MoeA translates to MTDTRTNVAVEDARRLIEDHVGHLSVIGIDVQDAVGYVVAEDVLAPISLPSFAQSAMDGFAIGMLPDGNRDVQWKIVGEVKAGDTREVVVGPGEAFRIFTGAMVPGGTFSIVRQEDATWSDWEMTVHVYPNAGSNIRHVGGQVAKGDVALPKGTLLGPAGVGFLTGLGMTRVSVYAKPKIGLVVTGSELVKSGEPLRKGQVYETNSVLLHTALTSAGYETTGVRMVEDDLEATCDAIRQTLQEADVVIVSGGISVGEYDFVQRSLEALNVHPIFYKINQKPGKPMFFGLVQQNLLFALPGNPAAVLMCYYQYVLPALRKMSGYKDGTPAKRIMSLKQSFRKKDQRAWFLKAKTNGNQVEILEKQGSDMLMDFALADAVVYIPAERTEVEAGGEVEVFFLP, encoded by the coding sequence ATGACCGATACACGTACGAATGTTGCCGTTGAAGATGCCAGGCGTTTGATAGAAGATCACGTGGGGCATTTGTCTGTGATCGGAATTGATGTACAAGATGCGGTGGGGTATGTGGTGGCTGAAGATGTTCTGGCGCCTATTTCCCTGCCTTCATTTGCGCAATCCGCTATGGATGGATTTGCGATCGGCATGTTGCCGGATGGAAACCGGGATGTTCAATGGAAGATAGTAGGTGAAGTGAAAGCGGGAGATACAAGGGAAGTGGTTGTAGGACCCGGTGAAGCCTTCAGGATATTTACCGGGGCGATGGTGCCGGGTGGGACATTCAGCATTGTGCGGCAGGAGGATGCAACCTGGTCAGATTGGGAGATGACGGTGCATGTATACCCCAATGCGGGGTCCAACATCCGACATGTTGGCGGGCAAGTGGCCAAAGGAGATGTGGCGTTGCCCAAAGGCACATTGCTTGGCCCTGCAGGTGTTGGGTTTCTGACAGGATTGGGTATGACTCGCGTGAGCGTGTACGCAAAGCCAAAGATTGGATTGGTTGTGACCGGAAGCGAATTGGTAAAATCCGGAGAGCCATTGCGCAAGGGACAGGTGTATGAAACCAATTCGGTTCTGTTACATACCGCATTGACGTCTGCAGGATATGAAACGACGGGGGTTCGTATGGTGGAGGATGATTTGGAGGCCACCTGTGATGCCATACGGCAAACATTACAAGAAGCGGATGTGGTTATTGTTTCCGGAGGTATTTCGGTCGGTGAATATGATTTTGTGCAGCGAAGCCTGGAAGCACTCAATGTTCATCCGATCTTTTATAAAATCAACCAGAAGCCGGGTAAGCCGATGTTTTTTGGGTTGGTTCAGCAAAACCTTTTGTTCGCTTTACCCGGAAACCCCGCGGCCGTTTTGATGTGTTATTACCAGTATGTGCTTCCTGCCCTGAGAAAAATGAGCGGTTATAAAGATGGAACACCCGCAAAGAGGATTATGTCACTTAAACAATCCTTCCGAAAAAAGGATCAACGCGCATGGTTTCTAAAGGCAAAAACGAATGGGAATCAGGTAGAGATATTAGAAAAACAGGGCTCAGATATGCTGATGGATTTCGCGCTTGCCGATGCTGTCGTTTATATACCGGCGGAAAGAACCGAGGTGGAAGCCGGAGGCGAAGTTGAAGTTTTTTTCCTTCCTTAA